Part of the Salisaeta longa DSM 21114 genome is shown below.
CATAGAACGGCTGCTTAAGCGTATTGAGGGAGCACGTGCGAGAAAAGCCGACCTGTCGCGGATGCCGAACGGTCAGACCCAGAACCATCCGTTCAGTCGCATCTCAAGCACGTCCGAATGCACCGAATCTCTGTAGCACACGTCCTCAAATGATCATTTGAGTACTTGAGTGTTTATTCACTTGATGATTTGCCCAAACGATCAAGAAGCCCCTCTCCACAATATTGGTCTGCGCTTGAGGGTCTAGTGGACCTGTGTGATCTTCAGAAGCTTATGACCAAGGAAGTGGCTCAGAAAATCTCCGGGCATCTCATCAGGATGGTACCCGACGGTGCTAGTTGCAGAAAGAATAATGGCCGCGCTGCACTTTGCGATCACCTTAGAGGGCTCGTGCGTGCCCTTCGCACATACCCGGTGGCTGCTGGATCCAGAACCATCCATGCAGCCGTATCTCAGGCATGCCTGCATGCTTCGACCCTTACAGGGCATATTTTTGAATGATCATTTGAGTGTTTGTGCATTTACTCATTTGATGATTTACCTAAATGATGAAGAAGTGCTTCCTTCACAATGTCGGTCTACGCGTATGTAGTAGGCGGCTGCAGTCTGTGGATGCCTATCGCCAAGGAAGTGCTGCAAAACCTCTTCGGGCATATCCCGGCCGGTTCCTCGGATGTTGGCTTTCCGAGTCAACAACCTAATCTTCGCCAAGTAGCTTGAGTCCAAATGAACAAAGAGCCTCAATGACGAGGCGCTCTACGAAGGTGAGATGAGCAGCTTGAGCGGGATTGAAGGGGCTTTTAATTTAGTCGCCTTTGTGTACACATCAAGTGAGATAACCATGCAGCCCCCACTATTACCAGTCATCACCTTCTCAAATGATCATTTGAGTGTTTGTGCATTTACCCATTTGATTATTCACCCAAATACTCACGCAGCAACCCCTCCACAATATCGGTCATGCTCGCACCGTGGCGCGTAGCGTATACCTTCAACTCTGTGTGCAGGGACTCGGGAATTTCGACGTTTAGCCGCTTACGGCGCTCGTCATCGCCGGCCACTTTCTTCTTTAGCTCCTCGATACTTGCTGAGTAACCTCCCGATTTTGCTTTAGCGGCGTTCGACAGCGTGTTCTTCTTCGCCATGGATGAACTCCAATAATTGATTCTTGATCGTGGTGATTTCGTTTGCAGCTTTACTTCCCTTCGCATTATGAACAACAGTCGCCCCTTCAGCTAGGGCCTCAACAAACGCTATTCGCTGATGCGTGCGTGCATCCAGAATTGGAATGCCGTAGGCTTCAACCGCCTCGTCTACCTCACTGGCGACGTTCGTCCCCACGATTGCACGGTTGATCACGAAACAAGCCTTCGGACGGCCGTCGGTTATTTCTTGGCGCGTCTTAATGAGTTCAACCATTTCTGAGACAGCCCAGATATCGGCTGCACTGGGTTGGATCGGAATGAGAACTACATCAGCTGCCTTGACGGCCGAGACAATCATCTCTTGTAGCTTGGCCGCTCCGTCGATCACAATGAAATCGAAGGCGTGCTCGATTTCTTTCGTATCTTTCTTCAGCGTCGGACGATCGATACCAACCACGCCCGGAAGATTGCTGTCTTCTTCTTGAACCCGGCGCCAATCTCGTGCCGTCCCTTGCGGGTCTGAGTCCGCAATGATAACGGAGTATCCATCGAGCTGCAGCGCACCAGCAAGATTGGTGCTTATGGTGCTCTTACCGCTACCACCCTTGCTGTTTAGAACAGCGATGACTGTCGCCATGATAAAATGATCATTTGAGTTTTTGGGGATCTGATCATCAAGATACGACAGGCCGATGAGAGTGTAAAGCCTGCTCCCTTGGCTCTGAAGAGGCTTATCTTCGATGCGATTTTTTTGATCACTTACGCAAATACACGTTTGCTCAAATGATCATTTGAGCTTTTGAGTGCAAGTACGTCTGCTTGATCAGGTGAAGGGGCCGTGGGGTACGATCTGCTGTCGTCGGAGGCAAGAGCCGTGTTGCGCTAATGAGCTGGCTCTTCTCATGTTGGCTTGCTGCGATCTAATTAAACCTGGGCCCTTCCGTGGCTCGGAAGGCAAAGTTCCTTTAGCCGTGGCGGATCGAAGACAAACATGCGCGGCTTTTCAATAATGCTGGATAACCGGGAGTCAGACCTCCGATGCGCCGGCTGTATGCTGCTATGGCCGCGCCTGCTACCGTGATCGCGTCTGCTACCACAGTGGCACCTGATACTAACACAGTGGCACCTGATACTAACCATGTGAGCCACCACCACGGGTGGAACGCCAAAGCCGTGCGTCTGCTAGCTAGATCGGATGGTTAGTGTCGTACTCGGATATTTTGTACAAG
Proteins encoded:
- the parA gene encoding ParA family partition ATPase; amino-acid sequence: MATVIAVLNSKGGSGKSTISTNLAGALQLDGYSVIIADSDPQGTARDWRRVQEEDSNLPGVVGIDRPTLKKDTKEIEHAFDFIVIDGAAKLQEMIVSAVKAADVVLIPIQPSAADIWAVSEMVELIKTRQEITDGRPKACFVINRAIVGTNVASEVDEAVEAYGIPILDARTHQRIAFVEALAEGATVVHNAKGSKAANEITTIKNQLLEFIHGEEEHAVERR
- a CDS encoding plasmid partition protein ParG; its protein translation is MAKKNTLSNAAKAKSGGYSASIEELKKKVAGDDERRKRLNVEIPESLHTELKVYATRHGASMTDIVEGLLREYLGE